One stretch of Siphonobacter curvatus DNA includes these proteins:
- a CDS encoding type III pantothenate kinase, with product MFLAIDVGNTDIVFGIHPGSGWRCQFRIPTHYSTRSADYEVRVRTLFLENDLKISDITRVGISSVVPGETALIRSLVTELFQLDPFVVGPDLYPLLGLGIASPREIGTDLVCNAVYAWETYQQNSVVVDFGTALTFTVVSEARIVGVNIVPGIKTALRSLFANTAQLPEVPLEMPESAIGKNTVHAIQAGILWGYVGLVKEQLFQIQNEVGPCKVLATGGLSSVLKPLHELFEEVDINLTLNGLKIIGDKLYN from the coding sequence ATGTTTCTCGCCATCGACGTCGGTAATACTGACATTGTTTTTGGAATCCATCCGGGTTCGGGCTGGCGGTGCCAGTTTCGCATTCCCACGCATTATAGCACACGTTCGGCGGACTACGAAGTACGTGTACGTACGCTTTTTCTGGAAAATGATCTGAAAATCAGTGACATCACCCGCGTAGGTATCAGTAGCGTGGTGCCGGGTGAAACCGCATTAATCCGTAGCCTGGTCACGGAATTATTCCAGCTTGACCCTTTTGTGGTAGGGCCGGATCTGTATCCGCTACTGGGCCTCGGTATCGCCAGCCCCCGCGAGATCGGTACTGACCTGGTGTGCAATGCCGTCTATGCCTGGGAAACGTACCAACAAAATAGTGTCGTTGTGGATTTTGGTACGGCTCTCACGTTTACCGTCGTCAGCGAGGCCCGAATTGTGGGCGTGAATATCGTACCGGGGATTAAAACGGCCCTGCGATCCCTCTTTGCCAATACCGCCCAGCTGCCCGAAGTGCCGCTGGAAATGCCCGAGTCAGCCATTGGCAAGAACACCGTACACGCCATTCAGGCCGGAATCTTGTGGGGCTACGTAGGTTTAGTGAAGGAACAATTATTTCAGATTCAGAATGAAGTGGGTCCGTGTAAGGTACTGGCCACGGGTGGTCTTTCCTCCGTCCTGAAGCCTTTACACGAATTGTTTGAAGAAGTAGACATCAACCTGACGCTTAATGGTCTGAAAATCATTGGCGATAAATTGTATAATTGA
- a CDS encoding glycoside hydrolase family 9 protein translates to MRIQFLFLLFLVSGTLAAQTPTESIQLNQIGFYPNAPKHAIVPETGRTFAVIAGRDTVFRGTLSEVRTNPYASRQTRVADFTAFQKPGTYQLVIPEVGTSYPFKIQGNIHRSVAQASIKMFYYNRVSAPLTKAYAGKWARPVGHPDTKVVVHPSAASKERPAGTVLSSPGGWYDAGDYNKYIVNSGITVGTLLSLYEDHPAFVQKLSLDIPEKTNAIPDLLDEVLVNLRWMLTMQDPNDGGVYHKLTNAKFDGMIMPQNAHTVRYVVQKSTAATLDFAAVMAQAARVFKPFSKALPGLSDSCRVMAVQAWNWAKENPKVLYDQDAINKSFDPDISTGTYGDRDVSDEWIWAAAELYALTKDKQYRLAWLPDPKAPLPSWNQVRTLGYYTLTRLQKQLPEAAQGEVSGLRALLLKEADALVADYAASANATVMGQTAKDFIWGSSSVAANQGIALLHAYRLSPRKEYLAGALSNLNYLLGQNATGYCFLTGFGSKRVMHPHHRLSEADGVVDPIPGMISGGANPGQQDKCTTYPSKIPDVSFTDDVCSYASNEIAINWNAPLVYLAVAMEALQGKF, encoded by the coding sequence ATGCGTATCCAGTTTCTTTTTTTACTGTTCCTTGTAAGCGGCACGCTAGCGGCCCAGACACCCACCGAATCCATTCAGCTCAACCAGATTGGTTTTTATCCGAACGCACCGAAACACGCCATTGTACCCGAAACCGGTCGGACCTTTGCAGTGATAGCCGGACGGGATACCGTATTCAGGGGTACACTGAGCGAGGTACGAACCAATCCGTACGCCTCCCGGCAAACCCGCGTGGCTGATTTTACGGCTTTTCAAAAACCCGGTACCTATCAGCTAGTCATCCCGGAGGTTGGTACTTCGTATCCGTTCAAAATTCAGGGCAATATTCACCGAAGCGTCGCCCAGGCCAGTATTAAGATGTTTTACTACAACCGGGTTTCGGCCCCCCTAACAAAAGCCTACGCGGGCAAATGGGCCCGCCCCGTAGGTCATCCGGATACGAAGGTGGTGGTACACCCCTCAGCGGCATCGAAGGAGCGTCCAGCGGGTACGGTGCTGTCTTCGCCCGGCGGCTGGTATGATGCGGGTGATTATAACAAGTACATCGTGAATTCGGGTATTACGGTAGGAACGTTGCTTTCGCTGTATGAAGATCATCCGGCTTTTGTTCAGAAACTTTCGCTGGATATTCCCGAGAAAACGAATGCTATTCCGGATTTACTGGATGAAGTACTCGTTAATCTTCGCTGGATGCTCACCATGCAGGATCCCAACGACGGCGGTGTGTATCATAAGCTCACCAACGCCAAATTTGATGGGATGATTATGCCGCAGAATGCTCACACCGTACGGTACGTCGTTCAGAAAAGTACCGCCGCCACGCTCGATTTTGCGGCGGTGATGGCTCAGGCGGCCCGGGTATTCAAGCCTTTCTCCAAAGCATTGCCGGGTCTGTCGGACTCCTGCCGGGTCATGGCGGTACAGGCCTGGAACTGGGCCAAGGAAAATCCCAAAGTTTTGTATGATCAGGATGCCATCAATAAGTCCTTCGATCCTGACATCAGTACCGGAACGTACGGCGACCGTGACGTGAGCGATGAGTGGATCTGGGCTGCTGCCGAGTTGTATGCCCTGACGAAAGACAAACAATACCGACTAGCCTGGCTACCCGACCCCAAAGCTCCCTTGCCCTCCTGGAATCAGGTCCGGACCCTGGGTTATTATACCCTTACCCGTTTGCAAAAGCAATTGCCCGAAGCAGCTCAGGGCGAAGTGTCGGGACTTCGGGCTTTGTTACTGAAGGAAGCTGATGCGTTGGTGGCTGACTATGCGGCCAGTGCTAACGCCACCGTAATGGGCCAGACGGCGAAAGATTTCATTTGGGGAAGCAGTTCGGTTGCGGCCAATCAGGGGATTGCTTTACTGCACGCGTATCGACTGAGTCCGCGGAAAGAGTATTTAGCGGGAGCCTTGTCGAATCTGAATTATTTGCTCGGACAAAATGCGACGGGCTACTGCTTCCTGACGGGCTTTGGAAGTAAGCGGGTCATGCACCCCCACCATCGATTGTCGGAAGCGGATGGCGTCGTAGACCCCATACCCGGTATGATTTCGGGGGGGGCCAATCCGGGACAGCAGGATAAGTGTACAACCTATCCTTCAAAAATTCCCGATGTTTCGTTTACGGATGATGTTTGCTCGTACGCTTCTAATGAGATTGCCATCAACTGGAATGCTCCGTTGGTGTATCTGGCGGTAGCGATGGAAGCGTTGCAGGGGAAGTTTTAA
- the nadE gene encoding NAD(+) synthase: MKLIKLAAGVVNTIPLDWNGNLQNILSCIEEARNQEVTLLCLPELSLSGYGCEDMFYAPYVAETALSQLQEIVPYTSDLAVSVGLPLMLNNKLYNASCFIVNRQIRGFALKKNLANNGIHYETRWFHAWSAGDRTNVKINGIDYPAGDLLFEVAGAKIGFEICEDAWIANRPGRELYARGVDIILNPSASHFSFFKSQTRERFVQDGSRSFGCVYVYTNLLGNEAGRAIYDGDAMIAQSGEMLASGTRFSYTDHYMVTATVDLEKGRLEQMQNRAVFSKTADALMVSVPFQWPEIRPARNQYVLEDWEAKGYQKEEEFARAVSLALFDYLRKSRSQGFVVSLSGGADSSACAALVYLMVELGIESIGIERFKQRLSYIEKIQQATSTKEIVHELLYCIWQGTENSSAETKFSATSLAEDLNARFYDVNINGLVETYKELIESGLDRKLSWDTDDIALQNIQARVRAPSAWLLTNIYNCLLLSTSNRSEASVGYATMDGDTAGSISPLAGIDKTFLRKWLLWLEEVGLGGTLQVKGLNAMNNLQPTAELRPADRKQTDEADLMPYEVLNAIETYGFRDKQPPKEVLKKLELDFEGIYTREELVAWTERFFRLWSRNQWKRERYAPSFHIDDRNLDPRTWLRFPILSGGFEKELAELREEANTPLGRRRIGFGN; encoded by the coding sequence ATGAAGCTCATTAAATTAGCCGCAGGCGTAGTGAATACCATTCCGCTGGACTGGAATGGCAATCTTCAAAATATTCTTTCCTGTATTGAGGAAGCCCGTAATCAGGAGGTTACGCTTTTATGTTTACCCGAACTAAGCTTGAGTGGATATGGCTGCGAAGATATGTTTTACGCACCCTACGTAGCGGAAACGGCCCTGAGTCAGTTGCAGGAAATCGTTCCGTATACTTCCGATCTGGCCGTATCGGTGGGTTTGCCTTTAATGCTGAACAACAAGCTGTACAACGCTTCCTGTTTTATCGTCAATCGGCAGATTCGGGGTTTTGCACTCAAGAAAAATCTGGCTAATAACGGAATCCATTACGAAACCCGCTGGTTTCACGCGTGGTCAGCCGGGGATCGAACCAATGTAAAAATAAACGGAATTGATTACCCCGCGGGCGATCTGCTCTTCGAGGTAGCCGGAGCCAAGATCGGTTTTGAAATCTGCGAAGATGCCTGGATTGCCAATCGTCCCGGTCGCGAGTTATACGCTCGTGGCGTGGACATCATTCTGAATCCTTCCGCCAGCCACTTTAGCTTCTTCAAAAGCCAGACCCGCGAACGGTTTGTCCAGGATGGTAGTCGTTCCTTCGGTTGCGTGTACGTGTATACGAACCTGCTGGGCAACGAAGCGGGACGGGCCATCTACGATGGGGATGCCATGATTGCTCAGTCGGGAGAAATGCTGGCTTCGGGTACACGTTTCAGCTATACCGATCATTACATGGTCACGGCAACGGTCGATCTGGAAAAAGGTCGCCTCGAGCAAATGCAGAACCGGGCGGTGTTCAGCAAAACTGCCGATGCATTGATGGTTTCCGTACCCTTCCAGTGGCCCGAGATTCGTCCGGCCCGCAACCAGTACGTACTGGAAGACTGGGAAGCCAAAGGTTACCAAAAAGAAGAGGAATTTGCCCGGGCGGTATCGCTGGCCTTGTTTGACTACCTGCGGAAAAGTCGTTCGCAGGGCTTTGTCGTATCGCTCTCGGGGGGTGCTGACTCGTCGGCCTGTGCCGCTCTGGTCTATCTGATGGTAGAACTGGGCATAGAAAGTATTGGAATCGAGCGATTCAAACAACGACTCAGCTATATTGAAAAAATTCAGCAGGCGACTTCGACCAAGGAAATCGTGCATGAGTTGCTGTACTGCATCTGGCAGGGAACGGAAAATTCTTCGGCTGAGACGAAGTTTTCGGCAACCTCACTGGCCGAGGATCTGAACGCCCGTTTCTACGATGTCAACATCAATGGCCTCGTTGAAACCTACAAAGAACTCATCGAGTCGGGCCTGGATCGGAAGCTGAGCTGGGATACGGATGACATTGCCCTGCAAAACATACAGGCTCGGGTACGGGCTCCAAGTGCCTGGTTGCTGACTAATATTTACAACTGTTTGTTACTGTCCACCTCCAACCGTTCGGAAGCATCCGTAGGCTATGCGACCATGGATGGGGATACCGCGGGGAGTATCTCGCCGCTGGCGGGTATCGATAAAACGTTTCTGCGGAAATGGCTCCTGTGGCTGGAAGAAGTAGGGCTGGGGGGGACCCTGCAAGTAAAAGGCCTGAATGCCATGAACAATCTGCAACCTACGGCCGAGTTACGCCCCGCAGACCGGAAGCAAACGGATGAGGCTGATTTGATGCCTTACGAGGTGCTCAATGCAATTGAAACTTACGGCTTCCGCGATAAACAGCCGCCGAAGGAAGTTTTGAAAAAGCTGGAACTGGATTTCGAAGGCATTTATACGCGGGAAGAGTTGGTTGCCTGGACGGAACGGTTTTTCCGCCTCTGGAGCCGTAATCAATGGAAACGCGAACGGTATGCTCCCAGCTTCCACATCGACGACCGGAATCTCGATCCGCGTACCTGGCTTCGTTTTCCTATTCTGTCGGGCGGTTTCGAAAAAGAACTGGCTGAACTGCGGGAAGAGGCGAATACTCCTTTGGGACGCCGCCGGATTGGATTTGGAAATTAA
- a CDS encoding TetR/AcrR family transcriptional regulator yields the protein MTTNQNDTEEKIKEAAQRIFLEKGYEGTTIRDIAEAAQINTALTNYYFRSKEKLFWLVYESLLKEAIQSVQAILDKPIPMEEKLMGLIDHMFETQAANPNLSMFLMNECRRDPKSFAEKTGVGCHLLEGGFIQQFQEEVEKGTITNVSAEHMLPLVFGLIQQIFVGRELHMHLFQVDESEFLTFAREQKRIIKDMLCTYLFKK from the coding sequence ATGACGACCAACCAAAACGATACCGAGGAAAAGATTAAGGAAGCGGCTCAACGCATCTTCCTGGAGAAAGGTTATGAGGGTACAACGATTCGGGATATTGCCGAAGCGGCCCAGATCAATACGGCTTTGACGAATTACTATTTTCGAAGTAAGGAGAAGCTGTTCTGGCTGGTGTACGAATCCTTGTTGAAAGAGGCGATACAGAGTGTTCAGGCAATTCTGGACAAGCCCATTCCGATGGAAGAGAAGTTGATGGGACTGATCGATCACATGTTTGAAACGCAGGCGGCTAATCCCAATCTATCCATGTTCCTGATGAACGAGTGCCGTCGGGATCCGAAGAGTTTCGCGGAGAAAACGGGCGTAGGGTGCCACTTGCTGGAAGGTGGTTTTATACAACAGTTTCAGGAAGAAGTGGAAAAGGGCACCATCACGAATGTATCTGCAGAACACATGCTACCGCTGGTATTTGGACTCATCCAGCAGATTTTTGTCGGACGGGAACTCCATATGCATTTGTTTCAGGTCGATGAATCCGAGTTTTTAACGTTTGCCCGCGAACAAAAGCGGATCATCAAAGACATGCTCTGTACGTATTTGTTCAAGAAATAG
- a CDS encoding efflux RND transporter permease subunit produces MNFIETIIKRPSMIIVLFAILTLGGFASYRLLSYELMPEFSIPVVTITTVYPGAAPSEVESEVSKKIEDAVSGLDNIDNITTKSLESASLVIVEFKAGTDIDNALDETQRKINNMVSDLPDDAETPSLSKISPSDQPIMQLLATSSLPNEVFYQQVEDRYLPLMQQVPGVAEITMVGGDKREVRVNVNDDKLNYYGISLLQVTQAINQANMEFPTGKVKSSSEQITLKLAGKFSSMDDIRNLVVATPPNGSPIRVKDVATVTDGLADTESISRFNGQNGIGMFIKKQSDANAVEISRLIQERLATIEKENAKDNVHFTIAYDSSTFTLESVEAVTHDLILAVVLVAVVMLLFLHSIRNAIIVMISVPASLVSAFLFMYVMGYSLNLMTLLALSLVIGILVDDSIVVLENIQRHLEMGKNRWQATLDGVKEIGFAAVALTLVIVVVFVPITMVSSIIADLLRQFSLTVAFSTMVSLLVSFTLTPYLTSRIARLEHLNPKNPFHAFLLWFERGLTGLSNWYQRTLVWVIGHKIAFTGILIAIFVATGWVMGLGIIGQEFVAQGDQGKFLLTMKLDKSASLQQNNLTARSIEDYLRKKPEVETIFANVAGASTGMSSTGQGETNRTELTIELAPAEERPNQLPTEKYMIETRKELSERFPGIEFTSSVIGMVNSGGSPIEMILSGDNLDELMKTAGQVADRLKKTPGANDVKVSVEAGNPEVQVNIDREKMAKLGLNIQTVGGLLQNAFAGNDDSKYREGSEDYDIRIMLDAFDRKDPEAVKNITFFSPIANRPVRLAEFADVRLGSGPSLLERKNRRTSVTITGNTLGVGSGTLINTINEDLTKNPLPANVTLSWGGDAKSQSEGFGSLGLAMVAALMLVYFIMVLLYDSFIYPLVVLFSIPVAIIGAMIALALSSSNMSIFAMLGMLMLMGLVMKNAILIVDFANQLKAQGMHYKEAIIHAGEERLRPILMTTIAMVIGMLPIALAAGAGSEWKNSLAWVLIGGLTSSMILTIFLVPMIYYLVDRVREKWGSKQKKKVEELESVPV; encoded by the coding sequence ATGAATTTTATAGAAACCATCATCAAGCGACCTTCCATGATTATCGTATTGTTTGCGATACTCACGCTCGGAGGGTTTGCTTCGTATCGGCTGCTCAGCTACGAGCTGATGCCCGAGTTTTCCATTCCGGTCGTAACCATTACCACGGTGTATCCCGGAGCGGCTCCGTCCGAAGTAGAATCGGAAGTAAGTAAGAAAATCGAGGACGCCGTATCGGGCCTCGACAACATCGATAACATTACCACCAAGTCGCTGGAAAGTGCTTCGCTGGTGATTGTGGAATTCAAAGCGGGTACGGACATTGACAATGCTCTGGATGAAACCCAGCGGAAGATCAACAACATGGTGAGCGACCTTCCAGACGACGCCGAAACGCCTTCGCTGTCCAAAATCTCACCCAGCGATCAGCCGATTATGCAGTTACTGGCTACGTCGAGTCTGCCTAATGAAGTGTTCTACCAGCAGGTAGAGGACCGATACCTGCCTCTGATGCAACAGGTCCCCGGTGTCGCTGAAATCACAATGGTGGGGGGTGATAAACGCGAAGTACGGGTGAACGTCAACGACGATAAACTCAACTATTACGGCATATCGCTGCTCCAGGTAACCCAAGCCATTAATCAGGCCAACATGGAGTTCCCGACGGGGAAAGTCAAAAGCTCGTCCGAGCAGATTACGCTGAAGCTGGCCGGTAAGTTTTCCTCCATGGACGACATTCGGAATCTGGTGGTGGCAACGCCCCCCAACGGAAGTCCGATTCGCGTAAAAGACGTGGCTACAGTTACGGATGGACTGGCCGATACGGAAAGTATCAGTCGTTTCAACGGACAAAACGGGATTGGGATGTTCATCAAGAAACAATCTGATGCCAACGCGGTGGAAATCAGTCGCCTGATTCAGGAACGACTAGCAACTATTGAAAAAGAGAACGCCAAAGACAACGTACATTTTACGATTGCCTATGACAGCAGCACGTTTACGTTGGAGTCCGTGGAGGCCGTTACGCACGATTTGATTCTGGCCGTTGTGCTGGTGGCGGTCGTGATGCTACTCTTCCTGCATAGTATCCGGAACGCCATTATTGTCATGATTTCTGTACCGGCTTCGCTGGTTTCGGCCTTCCTTTTTATGTACGTCATGGGCTATTCGCTCAACCTGATGACCCTGCTGGCCCTTTCGCTGGTAATCGGTATTCTGGTCGATGACTCGATTGTAGTACTGGAAAACATTCAGCGGCACCTGGAGATGGGTAAAAATCGCTGGCAGGCGACGCTCGATGGGGTGAAGGAAATTGGCTTTGCGGCCGTAGCTCTGACGCTGGTGATTGTGGTGGTATTCGTGCCCATTACCATGGTTAGCTCCATCATTGCCGACCTGTTACGCCAGTTCTCGTTGACGGTAGCGTTTTCGACGATGGTCAGTTTGCTGGTCAGTTTTACGCTGACGCCGTACCTGACGTCCCGAATTGCCCGGCTGGAACACCTGAATCCGAAGAATCCTTTCCACGCTTTTCTGTTGTGGTTTGAACGCGGACTGACGGGTTTATCCAACTGGTACCAGCGTACGCTCGTTTGGGTGATTGGTCACAAAATCGCCTTTACCGGAATCCTGATCGCCATTTTCGTGGCAACGGGCTGGGTGATGGGTCTGGGTATTATCGGACAGGAATTCGTGGCTCAGGGCGATCAGGGCAAGTTTCTGCTGACGATGAAACTGGATAAAAGTGCTTCCCTGCAGCAAAACAACCTGACGGCCCGTAGCATTGAAGATTACCTGCGGAAGAAACCGGAAGTAGAAACCATTTTCGCTAACGTGGCGGGTGCCAGTACGGGCATGTCGAGTACGGGTCAGGGCGAAACCAACCGGACGGAGTTAACCATTGAGCTGGCTCCGGCGGAAGAGCGACCGAACCAGTTGCCGACGGAAAAGTACATGATTGAAACGCGTAAGGAGCTGTCGGAGCGTTTCCCGGGTATTGAATTTACCTCTTCCGTAATCGGGATGGTCAACTCCGGAGGTTCACCGATTGAAATGATTCTGAGCGGGGATAACCTCGACGAGTTAATGAAAACCGCAGGGCAGGTAGCCGATCGCCTGAAGAAGACGCCGGGTGCCAACGATGTGAAGGTTTCAGTAGAAGCCGGAAATCCCGAAGTACAAGTGAACATCGACCGGGAGAAGATGGCAAAACTGGGCCTGAACATTCAGACCGTAGGTGGCTTGCTGCAAAACGCCTTTGCTGGTAACGATGATTCGAAATACCGCGAGGGTAGCGAAGATTACGACATTCGGATTATGCTAGATGCCTTTGACCGGAAAGATCCCGAAGCGGTGAAGAACATTACGTTCTTCAGCCCGATCGCGAATCGTCCGGTACGGCTGGCCGAGTTTGCCGACGTGCGTCTGGGTAGCGGGCCTTCGTTGCTCGAACGTAAAAATCGCCGTACCTCCGTTACGATTACGGGGAATACGCTTGGCGTAGGATCCGGTACGCTGATCAACACAATCAATGAAGATCTAACGAAAAATCCGCTTCCGGCTAACGTAACGCTGAGTTGGGGTGGGGACGCCAAGAGTCAGAGTGAAGGATTCGGCTCGTTGGGACTCGCCATGGTGGCCGCTCTGATGCTGGTGTACTTCATCATGGTCTTGCTGTACGACAGCTTTATTTATCCGCTGGTCGTATTGTTCTCCATCCCCGTGGCCATCATTGGAGCGATGATTGCTCTGGCTCTGTCGTCCTCCAACATGAGCATCTTCGCGATGCTGGGTATGTTGATGTTGATGGGTCTGGTTATGAAAAACGCCATTTTGATTGTGGACTTTGCCAACCAGCTCAAAGCTCAGGGCATGCATTACAAGGAGGCCATCATTCACGCCGGAGAAGAACGTCTGCGACCCATTCTGATGACCACCATCGCCATGGTAATCGGGATGTTACCCATCGCACTGGCGGCCGGGGCTGGTTCGGAGTGGAAAAACTCCTTGGCCTGGGTGTTGATTGGTGGATTAACCAGTTCGATGATTTTGACCATATTCCTGGTACCCATGATTTATTACCTAGTCGATCGGGTTCGGGAAAAGTGGGGGAGTAAGCAAAAGAAAAAAGTAGAAGAATTAGAGTCAGTACCTGTTTAA
- a CDS encoding TolC family protein gives MLRLPLIVGLFLLSSGVWAQKLTLADLTDRALTHNLDVRSIQLEREITDARIKEVRSSALPQVNFAGDYKYYLKIPAQVIPLSAFGGPEGSYSAAAFGLPWNLGSTVQANQILYNPSLMIGLKAAKVGREVADLQIRRTREDIAYNVGATYFNAQTVAQQVQFLEGNIKALDRSIQITDLQFQQQMAKGIDVDRLRLNKVSMQTQIESLKADYARMLNMLKFLAGIPQTETIEIEQRIEETAIVVPTAEESGLNRTELLLLDRQQVANTLEQRNIKAGFLPTVSAYGVANHSVFAIGGNESYIKGIPAYWLGLQVNWSIFDGFTRRNKLAQKQLEGQQLSLDLQKTKESISMDISNARTQMTVQQQNLKTSDEQVRLAQKVYEQTQLQFKEGTIDISNLIQTENSLREAQNNYLSSLVKLRTAELDWRKATGNLITK, from the coding sequence ATGTTACGCCTTCCCCTGATTGTTGGCCTATTCCTGCTCAGTTCGGGCGTTTGGGCTCAGAAACTGACGCTGGCCGACCTAACCGACAGAGCTCTGACGCACAATCTGGACGTCCGGTCTATTCAGCTCGAACGCGAGATTACGGACGCTCGTATCAAAGAAGTTCGTTCGTCAGCCTTACCGCAGGTAAATTTTGCGGGCGACTATAAGTATTACCTCAAGATTCCGGCTCAGGTCATTCCTTTATCGGCTTTTGGCGGACCGGAAGGATCGTACTCGGCGGCAGCGTTTGGACTGCCCTGGAACCTGGGAAGTACGGTACAAGCCAATCAGATTCTGTATAATCCTTCGCTGATGATTGGTCTGAAAGCCGCGAAAGTGGGTCGGGAAGTCGCTGATTTACAGATTCGTCGCACTCGAGAAGACATCGCTTATAATGTCGGAGCTACATATTTCAATGCTCAGACCGTAGCTCAGCAGGTTCAGTTTCTTGAAGGAAACATCAAGGCCCTGGATCGCTCTATTCAAATTACGGATTTGCAGTTTCAGCAACAAATGGCCAAAGGCATCGACGTAGATCGGCTGCGGCTGAATAAGGTTTCCATGCAAACGCAGATTGAATCGCTGAAAGCCGATTACGCTCGTATGCTGAATATGCTCAAGTTTCTGGCCGGTATTCCACAGACCGAAACGATCGAAATTGAACAACGAATCGAGGAAACGGCGATTGTCGTACCGACGGCCGAAGAAAGTGGACTGAACCGTACCGAACTACTGTTGCTGGATCGTCAGCAGGTGGCTAATACGCTGGAGCAACGCAACATCAAAGCGGGATTCCTGCCGACGGTTTCCGCATATGGCGTAGCCAATCACAGCGTGTTTGCCATTGGCGGCAATGAATCCTACATCAAAGGAATCCCCGCCTACTGGTTGGGCTTACAGGTGAACTGGAGCATTTTTGATGGGTTTACCCGCCGCAACAAGCTGGCTCAGAAACAACTGGAAGGACAGCAGTTATCACTTGATCTTCAGAAGACCAAAGAGTCCATCAGTATGGATATTTCGAATGCTCGTACACAGATGACCGTTCAGCAGCAAAACCTGAAAACATCCGATGAACAGGTGCGACTGGCTCAGAAAGTATACGAGCAAACGCAGCTGCAATTCAAGGAAGGAACGATTGACATCAGCAACCTCATCCAGACGGAAAACTCCCTACGGGAAGCTCAAAATAACTACCTGAGTTCGTTGGTCAAACTCCGTACGGCCGAACTCGACTGGCGGAAAGCAACCGGAAATCTCATCACTAAATAG
- a CDS encoding efflux RND transporter periplasmic adaptor subunit — MKRIIVAIALVSTLGLTAWKLLDNKEKVAEKVYKPNPNLKVGVRTAKAEVRDLSLESQFLGSFEANREIEIRPQAGGEIVQLPIVEGQVVGAGKLVAKLDDDQLRYQIEALEVQIEGYKNDLKRYEALVKGDATPAVNIEKTQLNIRATQAQVKQLQKQLANTTITAPFSGIVTSKMVEKGSVVSPGTPLAKVTDISTLKLVVQVPEKAINQFRMGQSIAVKTEVYPDTEFKGRVSLIGAQGDAAHNYPIEISVANSNAHALRAGMYGTIANTSELKGQSLSVPRQAIIGSTKQPQLYVVENGTAILRDVQIGATTNDYYEITKGLQAGEQVVVSGQINLQNGTPVVAQ; from the coding sequence ATGAAACGAATAATTGTAGCCATTGCCCTCGTGTCTACGCTGGGGCTGACGGCCTGGAAACTGCTAGACAACAAGGAAAAAGTTGCCGAAAAAGTATACAAACCCAATCCAAACCTGAAAGTGGGCGTGCGTACGGCCAAGGCCGAAGTACGCGATCTATCCCTCGAATCGCAGTTTTTAGGTTCGTTTGAGGCGAATCGGGAAATTGAAATTCGTCCGCAAGCCGGTGGTGAAATTGTCCAGTTACCCATCGTGGAAGGACAGGTCGTAGGAGCCGGAAAGCTCGTTGCTAAGCTCGACGACGATCAACTCCGCTACCAGATCGAGGCTTTGGAAGTACAGATTGAAGGATACAAAAATGACCTGAAACGCTACGAAGCGTTGGTGAAAGGGGATGCAACGCCCGCGGTCAACATCGAGAAAACGCAGCTCAACATCCGGGCTACGCAGGCTCAGGTAAAGCAGTTACAGAAACAACTGGCGAATACCACAATTACGGCACCGTTTTCGGGTATTGTAACGTCCAAAATGGTGGAGAAAGGATCGGTTGTGTCACCGGGTACGCCGCTGGCTAAAGTAACAGATATCTCTACGCTGAAACTGGTCGTACAGGTCCCGGAAAAAGCCATCAACCAATTCCGGATGGGACAAAGTATTGCGGTAAAAACCGAGGTCTACCCCGATACTGAATTTAAAGGCCGGGTTTCTCTGATCGGTGCTCAGGGCGATGCCGCTCACAATTATCCCATCGAAATTTCCGTCGCCAATTCCAATGCTCATGCCTTGCGGGCGGGTATGTACGGTACGATTGCCAATACCAGCGAATTGAAAGGTCAGAGTCTGTCCGTACCGCGTCAAGCGATCATCGGTTCGACCAAACAGCCGCAACTGTACGTCGTTGAAAACGGAACAGCCATCCTGCGTGACGTACAAATTGGAGCAACGACGAACGATTACTACGAGATTACGAAAGGCTTGCAGGCGGGCGAACAGGTCGTCGTTAGTGGACAAATCAACCTCCAGAACGGTACCCCGGTGGTTGCTCAATAA